The following coding sequences lie in one Hydrogenophaga sp. PBL-H3 genomic window:
- the fabF gene encoding beta-ketoacyl-ACP synthase II, whose amino-acid sequence MSRRRVVVTGLGCISPVGNTVADAWANILAGHSGIDLITRFDASNFACKIAGEVKGFDLESYMSAKDARTMDTFIHYGIAAAHQAVVDSGLPLGDALDEETAVRIGCIIGSGIGGLPLIENMHAELVSRGPRRISPFFVPASIINMIAGHVSMRYGFKGPNLAVVTACTTGLHCIGEAARKIEYGDADVIVAGGSEATVSPLGVGGFAAMRALSTRNDDPATASRPWDKDRDGFVLGEGAGVMVLEEYEFAKARGARIYAELSGYGMSADAGHMTAPSMDGPRRAMVSALRNAGLNADQVDYLNAHGTSTPLGDLNETNAIKAALGDHAKKVVVNSTKSMTGHLLGGAGGIESVFTVLALHHQKSPPTINIFNQDPECDLDYCANTARDMKIDVALKNNFGFGGTNGSLVFKRV is encoded by the coding sequence ATGAGCCGTCGTCGCGTTGTCGTGACCGGTCTGGGTTGTATCAGTCCCGTGGGCAACACGGTGGCAGACGCTTGGGCCAACATCCTCGCCGGTCATTCCGGTATCGATCTCATCACCCGGTTTGACGCTTCCAACTTCGCCTGCAAAATTGCGGGCGAGGTCAAGGGCTTCGATCTGGAGTCCTACATGAGCGCCAAAGATGCGCGCACGATGGACACGTTCATCCACTACGGAATTGCTGCGGCTCACCAGGCCGTCGTTGACTCCGGGCTGCCTCTGGGTGATGCGCTGGACGAAGAGACCGCCGTACGCATCGGCTGCATCATCGGCTCCGGCATTGGCGGGCTGCCGCTGATTGAAAACATGCACGCTGAACTGGTGAGTCGCGGCCCGCGCCGCATCTCACCCTTCTTCGTGCCCGCTTCAATCATCAACATGATTGCTGGCCATGTATCCATGCGTTATGGATTCAAGGGTCCCAATCTGGCGGTGGTCACTGCCTGCACGACTGGACTGCATTGCATTGGTGAGGCGGCTCGCAAGATTGAATATGGCGACGCAGACGTGATCGTTGCGGGTGGTTCCGAGGCGACGGTGTCGCCGTTGGGCGTGGGCGGCTTCGCTGCCATGCGCGCGCTCTCTACCCGCAACGACGATCCCGCCACTGCCTCCCGTCCTTGGGACAAGGACCGGGACGGTTTTGTTCTGGGCGAAGGTGCTGGCGTGATGGTGCTCGAAGAGTACGAGTTCGCCAAGGCACGAGGCGCGCGGATCTATGCCGAACTCTCGGGTTACGGCATGAGCGCCGATGCGGGTCACATGACGGCACCCAGCATGGACGGACCTCGGCGCGCCATGGTCAGCGCGCTGCGCAACGCGGGGCTGAACGCCGATCAGGTGGACTACCTCAATGCGCACGGCACCTCAACGCCACTGGGTGATCTGAACGAAACCAACGCCATCAAGGCGGCCTTGGGTGACCACGCCAAGAAGGTGGTGGTGAACTCCACCAAGTCCATGACGGGGCACCTGCTGGGTGGCGCCGGCGGCATCGAGAGCGTGTTCACCGTGCTCGCCCTGCACCACCAAAAGAGTCCGCCGACCATCAATATCTTCAATCAGGACCCGGAGTGCGATCTGGACTACTGCGCCAACACGGCGCGGGACATGAAGATCGATGTTGCGCTCAAGAACAACTTTGGCTTCGGCGGCACCAACGGCTCGCTGGTCTTCAAGCGCGTTTGA
- the rpoE gene encoding RNA polymerase sigma factor RpoE yields the protein MTPEDHTAPPPPDSDVMLVQRTLGGEQRAFELLVIKYQRRVERLVGRMVRDSDLVQDIAQETFIRAYRALAQFRGDAQFYTWLYRIAVNTAKKQLMELKRDPLVFQSQMKSSDDDETSSSERELNFNAADTETPEAVLASKEIAQAVNAAMDALPEELRMAITLREIEGMSYEEIALALECPIGTVRSRIFRAREAISGRIKPMLERQTGKRW from the coding sequence ATGACTCCCGAAGACCACACAGCCCCACCGCCGCCCGACAGCGATGTCATGTTGGTGCAGCGCACGCTGGGCGGCGAGCAGCGCGCCTTCGAGTTGCTCGTCATCAAGTACCAGCGCCGGGTCGAGCGGCTTGTTGGTCGCATGGTGCGCGATTCCGACCTGGTTCAGGACATCGCCCAGGAAACTTTCATCCGCGCTTACCGAGCCTTGGCGCAGTTTCGGGGCGACGCACAGTTCTACACATGGCTCTACCGGATTGCGGTCAACACGGCCAAGAAACAACTGATGGAGCTCAAGCGGGATCCATTGGTTTTTCAGTCGCAGATGAAATCCTCGGATGACGATGAAACTTCCTCGTCGGAACGCGAACTAAATTTCAATGCTGCTGATACCGAGACGCCCGAAGCGGTGTTGGCCAGCAAGGAGATCGCGCAAGCGGTCAACGCGGCCATGGATGCGTTGCCCGAAGAGTTGCGCATGGCCATCACCTTGCGGGAAATTGAGGGCATGAGTTATGAAGAAATTGCGCTGGCGCTGGAGTGCCCGATCGGAACGGTGCGTTCTCGGATATTCAGAGCCCGCGAGGCGATTTCGGGGCGTATCAAGCCGATGCTGGAGCGACAGACGGGCAAACGCTGGTGA
- a CDS encoding sigma-E factor negative regulatory protein has protein sequence MNAAQHHKQLPVEGAAALSASDDHALSAMADGEIGASELDALLGSFDDSDQTLSNWHAYQVIGDVLRGHEDPMGATSASDFLAAVRLGLHTQSVEPGFSSLQPVEATTVRASGRHSEAANEAVFRWKLVAGFASVAAVMAVSWSVMVGSGGALDGTAGAQLALTSPSPDSLPAQQPTTAMAAAVPATTSPLAINTGQGILIRDAQLEALLAEHRQHGGMSALQMPSGFIRNATYDAAGR, from the coding sequence ATGAATGCCGCACAACATCACAAGCAACTGCCAGTTGAGGGCGCCGCAGCCTTGAGCGCCTCCGATGATCACGCGCTGTCTGCAATGGCCGATGGGGAGATCGGTGCCTCCGAGCTCGACGCCTTGCTGGGCTCCTTTGACGATTCGGACCAGACGTTGTCCAACTGGCATGCCTACCAAGTGATCGGCGACGTGCTGCGCGGTCACGAAGATCCAATGGGTGCGACTTCGGCAAGTGATTTTCTGGCCGCCGTTCGACTCGGTCTGCACACGCAGAGCGTCGAACCGGGCTTCTCGTCGCTACAGCCTGTGGAGGCCACCACTGTTCGCGCCTCAGGTCGTCACAGCGAAGCCGCCAACGAGGCCGTCTTTCGCTGGAAGCTGGTGGCGGGGTTTGCATCTGTTGCAGCCGTGATGGCCGTGAGCTGGAGTGTGATGGTCGGATCGGGTGGCGCGCTGGATGGCACTGCTGGTGCACAGCTGGCATTGACCTCACCCAGCCCTGATTCGTTGCCCGCTCAACAGCCCACGACGGCGATGGCCGCTGCCGTGCCTGCGACAACCTCCCCGCTGGCGATCAACACCGGTCAAGGTATTTTGATCCGCGATGCCCAGCTCGAAGCCCTGTTGGCCGAACACCGTCAGCACGGTGGCATGTCTGCCCTGCAAATGCCTTCGGGGTTCATTCGCAACGCGACATACGACGCAGCAGGGCGCTGA